One window of Pectobacterium carotovorum genomic DNA carries:
- the dinG gene encoding ATP-dependent DNA helicase DinG: protein MALSPAIKLQIGQWYKALQEQIPDFISRVPQRQMIAEVAKTLAGDYPRHLAIEAPTGVGKTLSYLIPGIAVGRAEDKTLVVSTANVALQDQIYSKDLPLLQKFIPELKFTAAFGRRRYICPRNLAMLATDPDAQGDLPLFLDDELMSASKEEKRTCVRLEKALQGHAWDGLRDHYQDSLDDSLWQKLSTDKANCLAHNCHYYRECPFFIARREIEQADVVVTNHALVMAAMESESVLPPPKNLLLVLDEGHHIPDVARDTLEMSGDIHPAYMMAQLEQLVQLIGQCMAQFAPKSPPRLANSERLTSHCEEIRECVLSFSQMCGLFLPHDGQETEYRFAMGKMSDEMRELCVRLFKLTDTLRALAEYMLNDLSEKTGKHDVVRVYQALLKMSRQQGYLESMSKLWRLAAMEKSSNAPVSKWITREMRDNQPHLHLHCAGIRVCDQLERLLWGKVSHVVMTSATLRSLNSFARIQELSGLSEQEGDTFIALDSPFNHREQGRLVIPKMRYEPLMESEAQHIAEMAQFFRAELKQDKHKGILMLFASQRAMQLFLTQVTDLRLMLLVQGDKPRYRLVELHRQRVQEGQTSVLIGLQSFAEGLDLKGDLLSQVHIHKIAFPPIDSPVILTEGEWLKSLKRHPFIVQSLPSASFNLIQQVGRLIRSHDCFGEIVIYDRRLLTKGYGAQLLAALPVFPIEQRDMP from the coding sequence ATGGCGCTGTCCCCCGCAATAAAATTGCAGATTGGTCAATGGTATAAGGCCCTGCAAGAGCAAATCCCGGATTTTATTTCCCGCGTACCCCAACGACAGATGATTGCCGAAGTGGCGAAAACGCTGGCGGGCGATTACCCGCGCCATCTGGCTATAGAAGCGCCAACCGGCGTCGGGAAAACGCTTTCTTACCTTATTCCGGGTATTGCGGTAGGGCGTGCGGAGGACAAAACGCTGGTGGTCAGTACCGCGAATGTGGCGTTGCAGGATCAGATTTACAGCAAAGATTTGCCGCTATTGCAGAAGTTTATTCCCGAACTGAAATTTACCGCTGCATTTGGCCGTCGTCGTTATATTTGCCCACGTAATCTGGCGATGCTGGCAACCGATCCTGACGCTCAGGGGGATTTACCGCTCTTTCTGGATGATGAACTGATGTCCGCCAGCAAGGAGGAAAAACGCACCTGTGTACGGCTTGAGAAAGCACTGCAAGGTCATGCCTGGGATGGGCTGCGCGATCATTATCAGGATTCACTTGACGATAGCCTGTGGCAGAAGCTGAGTACGGACAAGGCGAACTGTCTCGCGCACAACTGCCATTACTACCGCGAGTGTCCGTTCTTCATCGCACGGCGTGAGATCGAACAGGCCGATGTTGTGGTGACCAACCATGCGTTGGTGATGGCAGCGATGGAAAGCGAATCGGTACTTCCTCCCCCTAAAAATCTCCTGCTGGTGCTCGACGAAGGGCACCACATTCCCGATGTTGCCCGCGATACGCTGGAGATGTCTGGCGATATTCATCCAGCTTATATGATGGCGCAACTGGAACAACTGGTGCAGCTTATCGGGCAATGTATGGCGCAGTTTGCCCCTAAATCGCCACCGCGACTCGCTAACAGCGAGCGGTTAACCAGCCATTGTGAGGAGATCCGCGAGTGCGTGCTGTCTTTCTCGCAAATGTGCGGGCTGTTTCTTCCGCATGACGGACAGGAAACCGAATACCGTTTTGCGATGGGCAAAATGTCGGATGAAATGCGTGAACTCTGCGTGCGGTTGTTCAAACTGACGGATACGCTGCGGGCGCTGGCAGAGTATATGCTCAACGATCTCAGCGAGAAAACCGGCAAGCATGACGTGGTGCGTGTCTATCAGGCATTACTGAAAATGAGTCGCCAACAGGGCTACCTTGAGTCTATGAGTAAACTGTGGCGATTGGCGGCGATGGAGAAATCATCGAACGCACCGGTCTCCAAATGGATTACGCGGGAAATGCGCGATAACCAGCCGCATCTTCACCTGCACTGTGCGGGGATTCGCGTCTGCGATCAGCTTGAAAGGCTGCTGTGGGGGAAGGTGTCGCACGTTGTGATGACCTCGGCAACGCTGCGCTCGTTGAACAGTTTTGCGCGTATACAGGAGCTTTCTGGCCTGAGCGAGCAGGAAGGGGACACCTTTATCGCGCTGGATTCACCGTTCAACCACCGCGAGCAAGGGCGTCTGGTGATTCCCAAAATGCGTTATGAACCGCTGATGGAGTCAGAGGCGCAGCATATTGCTGAGATGGCACAGTTTTTCCGGGCGGAGTTAAAACAGGATAAGCATAAAGGGATACTGATGCTGTTTGCCAGCCAGCGTGCCATGCAACTCTTCCTGACGCAGGTGACCGATTTACGCCTGATGCTGCTGGTTCAGGGAGATAAGCCGCGTTACCGGTTGGTCGAGCTACATCGGCAACGGGTACAGGAAGGTCAGACTAGTGTGTTGATTGGCTTACAGTCCTTTGCGGAAGGGTTGGATCTGAAAGGGGATCTCCTTTCTCAGGTGCATATCCATAAAATCGCGTTTCCGCCTATCGACAGCCCGGTGATCCTGACGGAAGGCGAATGGTTAAAAAGCCTCAAACGGCATCCGTTTATCGTACAAAGTTTGCCCAGCGCCTCGTTTAACCTCATCCAACAGGTTGGACGCCTTATTCGTAGCCATGACTGCTTTGGTGAAATCGTCATTTACGATCGTCGTTTGCTGACCAAAGGCTATGGCGCACAGCTGCTGGCGGCGCTGCCCGTTTTCCCGATTGAGCAGCGGGATATGCCATAG
- a CDS encoding helix-turn-helix transcriptional regulator, with amino-acid sequence MSSVHAINQSYWFSPRLPHVESRSTRNSSHAYKTHSHAQFSIGAIEHGETLCHYRNETHHLQVGDLIFIDPQQPHSCNPLPGKTRSYHMLYLDTEWCLDQIATHSGYQADTLRCSRVVLRDPALFIRYQHVVTLLYRGDIASADHHLRAMLEPIWRQYCLPAPSCLPALPHHASQTTTRHVRERLLNNLQESPSLETLAEELNLRRETIVRQFRHDTGITPMAFLNNARIEYAKSLLKQGTPLVDASYQSGFCDQSHFHKTFVHYTAATPGQYARSIFDNK; translated from the coding sequence ATGTCTTCAGTCCACGCCATTAACCAATCGTACTGGTTTTCGCCACGGTTACCGCATGTTGAAAGCCGCAGCACGCGCAATAGCAGCCACGCCTATAAAACACACAGCCACGCGCAATTCTCGATTGGGGCGATAGAACACGGCGAAACGCTTTGCCATTACCGCAACGAAACCCATCACTTACAGGTTGGCGACCTGATTTTCATCGATCCACAACAGCCGCACAGCTGTAACCCACTTCCTGGAAAAACACGCAGTTATCACATGCTTTATCTGGATACCGAGTGGTGTCTCGATCAGATTGCGACGCACAGTGGTTATCAAGCGGATACCTTGCGTTGCAGCCGCGTTGTCCTACGCGATCCCGCACTGTTTATACGTTATCAACACGTAGTGACCCTGCTGTATCGGGGAGACATTGCGTCGGCAGATCATCACCTCAGAGCGATGCTGGAACCGATTTGGCGGCAATATTGCCTGCCTGCGCCGTCCTGTTTGCCCGCCTTACCCCATCATGCTTCGCAAACCACGACGCGACACGTACGCGAACGTCTGCTGAATAATTTGCAAGAATCGCCCTCGCTGGAAACACTAGCGGAAGAGCTGAACCTGCGACGTGAAACCATCGTGCGACAGTTTCGTCATGATACGGGCATTACACCGATGGCATTTCTTAATAATGCCCGTATTGAGTATGCTAAATCGCTGCTGAAACAAGGCACGCCGCTGGTTGATGCCAGCTATCAAAGCGGCTTCTGCGATCAAAGCCATTTCCACAAAACGTTTGTGCACTACACTGCCGCGACACCGGGTCAGTACGCGCGATCAATATTTGACAATAAATAG
- a CDS encoding LysE family translocator: MFINTLFSADSLFPTHFPALALAHFVALLSPGPDFFLLTAYAIRYRLRGSAGICLGIALGNGIYILLAAIGWAGIQYSPTLFTFIELAGAAYLLWVGYQLVKSRSVLSLQAEQQSDRCPTLRKQILLGLGSALLNPKNMLFYISLMTSILGQHVTPTQQVVSGSWMFSVVLVWDLLIAALIARPLIQQRLTRWLNPIERGAGVILMFFGLLLLFR, encoded by the coding sequence ATGTTCATCAATACCCTTTTTTCCGCCGATTCTCTCTTTCCCACCCACTTTCCTGCTCTGGCGCTGGCGCATTTTGTGGCGCTCCTGAGCCCAGGCCCGGACTTCTTTCTGCTGACGGCCTATGCCATTCGCTACCGACTGCGCGGCAGTGCGGGAATTTGTCTGGGCATCGCGCTGGGCAACGGCATTTACATTCTGCTGGCAGCGATCGGCTGGGCAGGTATTCAATATTCGCCCACGCTTTTTACCTTCATCGAATTAGCCGGGGCGGCATATCTGCTCTGGGTTGGCTATCAGTTAGTGAAAAGTCGTTCTGTGCTATCGCTACAGGCAGAACAGCAGTCCGACCGTTGCCCGACGCTGCGTAAACAAATCCTGCTGGGGCTCGGTTCAGCACTGTTGAACCCCAAGAACATGCTGTTCTACATCAGCCTGATGACCAGCATTCTTGGGCAACATGTGACACCTACGCAGCAAGTCGTCAGCGGTAGCTGGATGTTTTCTGTCGTTCTGGTGTGGGATCTATTGATCGCCGCGCTGATCGCTCGCCCGCTGATTCAGCAGCGTTTAACCCGCTGGCTTAACCCGATTGAACGCGGAGCCGGTGTCATTCTGATGTTTTTCGGTCTACTGCTGTTATTTCGGTAA
- the idi gene encoding isopentenyl-diphosphate Delta-isomerase, whose product MPLTEVVLVDENDRPTGVMEKQEAHVKGVLHRAITVYIFNSRQQLLLQQRAVEKYHSGGLWSNTCCSHPAPGEETLQAAHRRLYEEMGLRCALTPMFTLTYRLPLDNGLIEHELGHVYFGVTDDVPQMNPDEVSNYAYESIDEVAQRMATTPDQFTAWFQLTFARIPDYWQTFQSEQSHELKQSH is encoded by the coding sequence ATGCCGTTGACCGAAGTGGTGCTGGTTGATGAAAATGACAGGCCAACGGGCGTAATGGAAAAACAGGAAGCGCATGTAAAAGGAGTATTACATCGTGCGATTACCGTCTATATCTTCAACTCTCGCCAGCAGTTGTTATTGCAGCAGCGGGCAGTGGAGAAATATCACAGCGGCGGTCTATGGAGTAATACCTGCTGTAGCCATCCTGCGCCCGGTGAAGAGACGTTGCAGGCAGCACATCGCCGCTTGTATGAGGAAATGGGGCTACGCTGTGCGCTGACGCCGATGTTTACGCTGACCTATCGTTTGCCGCTGGATAACGGGCTGATTGAGCATGAACTGGGGCATGTGTATTTTGGCGTGACGGACGATGTGCCGCAGATGAATCCCGATGAAGTGTCGAACTATGCGTACGAGTCGATAGACGAGGTTGCACAGCGGATGGCGACGACGCCCGACCAGTTTACGGCCTGGTTCCAACTGACCTTCGCGCGTATTCCTGATTACTGGCAGACGTTTCAGTCAGAACAGTCGCATGAGTTAAAACAGTCACATTAG
- the bglX gene encoding beta-glucosidase BglX, whose product MKWLTSLTIAIGLACNPAFAQELTSAPASISPSHQQRDAFVTDLLKKMTLEEKIGQLRLISVGTDNPKEAIREMIRNGQVGAIFNTVTRPDIREMQDQVMQLSRLKIPLFFAYDVVHGQRTIFPIALGLASSWDMDAIAKSARVAAYEATEDGLNMTWAPMVDITRDPRWGRVSEGFGEDTWLTSKIAGVVVKSFQGDDVTGRHSLMTSVKHYALYGAVEGGRDYNTVDMSPQRMFQDYMPPYKAAIDAGSSGVMVALNSINGTPATSNSWLLKEVLRDQWNFKGITITDHGAIKELIKHGVASDPRDASRLAIKSGIGMSMSDEYFVRYLPELVKSGAVSVQEIDDASRQVLNVKYDMGLFEDPYRHLGPVGSDPVDTNAESRLHRLDARDVARKSLVLLKNRLQTLPLKKEGTIAVVGPLADSQRDTMGSWSAAGVTKQTITVYQGLKNAVGDKATILYAKGANVSNHKGIIDFLNQYEDAVQVDKRPPQVMIDEAVAAAKKADVVVAVVGEAAGMAHEASSRSNIDLPQGQRDLITALKATGKPLVLVLMNGRPLALVREDQQADALLETWFSGTEGGNAIADVLFGDYNPSGKLPMSFPRSVGQIPIYYNHLPSGRPYTPENPGKYTSHYYDEANGPLYPFGYGLSYTTFSVSDVRLSSQTMKRNGTINASVTVKNTGNRAGETVVQLYLHDVVASISRPLKELRGFEKVMLQPGESRTVTFTLDQEALKFYNARMQQVVEPGKFDVMIGLDSQRVKSDSFTLL is encoded by the coding sequence ATGAAATGGCTTACTTCACTGACTATAGCAATTGGACTTGCCTGTAATCCGGCGTTTGCGCAGGAGCTGACGTCTGCGCCAGCCTCAATATCGCCTTCACATCAGCAACGTGATGCGTTTGTCACGGATCTGCTGAAGAAAATGACGCTGGAAGAGAAAATCGGCCAGCTCCGATTAATCAGCGTCGGGACGGATAACCCGAAAGAAGCCATTCGGGAAATGATCAGAAACGGCCAGGTTGGCGCGATTTTTAATACAGTGACCCGTCCAGATATCCGTGAGATGCAAGATCAGGTTATGCAGCTCAGTCGCCTGAAAATTCCGCTGTTTTTCGCCTACGATGTGGTGCATGGCCAGCGCACGATTTTCCCTATCGCGCTGGGGCTAGCCTCCAGTTGGGATATGGACGCGATTGCGAAAAGTGCGCGCGTAGCGGCGTATGAAGCGACGGAAGACGGTCTGAACATGACCTGGGCGCCGATGGTGGATATCACCCGCGATCCGCGCTGGGGCCGTGTGTCAGAGGGCTTCGGAGAAGATACTTGGCTGACCAGCAAAATTGCCGGTGTGGTAGTCAAATCCTTTCAGGGCGATGACGTAACCGGACGCCACTCGCTGATGACCAGCGTAAAACACTACGCGCTCTACGGTGCGGTGGAAGGCGGACGCGACTATAACACCGTGGACATGAGCCCTCAGCGCATGTTCCAGGACTATATGCCGCCTTACAAAGCGGCGATTGACGCGGGCAGCAGCGGCGTGATGGTTGCGTTGAACTCAATCAACGGTACGCCAGCCACCTCAAATAGCTGGTTGCTGAAAGAGGTTCTGCGCGATCAGTGGAATTTCAAAGGCATCACCATTACCGATCACGGCGCGATTAAAGAGCTGATTAAGCACGGTGTGGCCAGCGATCCGCGTGATGCATCGCGTCTGGCGATTAAATCCGGTATCGGCATGAGCATGAGCGACGAGTATTTCGTGCGCTATCTGCCTGAGCTGGTGAAAAGCGGGGCGGTGAGCGTGCAGGAGATTGACGATGCCAGCCGTCAGGTGCTGAACGTGAAATACGATATGGGGCTGTTTGAAGATCCGTATCGTCATTTGGGGCCAGTCGGTTCCGATCCGGTAGATACTAACGCGGAAAGTCGCTTACACCGTCTGGACGCGCGTGACGTGGCGCGTAAAAGTCTGGTGCTGTTGAAAAATCGCCTGCAAACGCTGCCGTTGAAGAAAGAAGGCACGATTGCCGTGGTGGGGCCATTGGCTGACAGCCAGCGCGATACGATGGGTAGCTGGTCTGCCGCAGGCGTCACGAAACAGACGATTACCGTTTATCAGGGCCTGAAGAATGCCGTCGGCGATAAAGCCACCATTCTCTATGCCAAAGGTGCCAACGTCAGTAATCACAAAGGGATTATTGATTTCCTGAATCAGTATGAAGATGCCGTTCAGGTAGATAAACGTCCTCCGCAGGTAATGATCGATGAAGCCGTAGCCGCAGCGAAGAAGGCTGATGTGGTGGTCGCCGTTGTTGGTGAAGCGGCCGGGATGGCGCATGAAGCATCCAGCCGTTCGAACATCGACCTGCCGCAAGGTCAGCGCGATCTGATTACGGCGCTGAAAGCCACGGGTAAACCGCTGGTTCTGGTGCTGATGAACGGACGTCCTCTGGCGTTGGTGCGTGAAGATCAGCAGGCCGATGCGTTACTGGAAACCTGGTTCAGCGGCACGGAAGGCGGCAATGCGATCGCCGATGTGCTGTTTGGCGACTATAACCCATCTGGCAAACTGCCGATGTCCTTCCCACGCTCCGTCGGTCAGATCCCGATTTATTACAATCACCTGCCGTCAGGTCGTCCTTACACGCCGGAAAATCCAGGCAAATATACCTCTCACTACTACGATGAAGCTAATGGGCCGCTCTATCCGTTTGGTTACGGCCTGAGCTACACCACCTTCAGTGTGTCAGACGTGCGTTTATCCAGCCAGACGATGAAGCGTAATGGGACGATCAACGCCAGCGTCACGGTGAAAAATACCGGTAACCGTGCAGGGGAAACGGTAGTGCAGCTGTATCTCCATGACGTGGTGGCTTCCATCAGTCGTCCGCTGAAAGAGCTGCGTGGCTTTGAGAAGGTGATGTTACAGCCGGGAGAATCCCGTACGGTCACCTTCACGCTCGATCAGGAAGCGCTGAAGTTCTACAATGCCCGCATGCAGCAGGTGGTGGAACCTGGCAAATTCGACGTGATGATTGGTCTGGATTCACAGCGTGTGAAGAGCGACAGCTTCACCCTGCTATAA
- a CDS encoding glutathione S-transferase family protein — MYQLYIANKNYSSWSLRPWVLLKALSIPFEEKLVAFAPGMAQPAFKAFSPTAKVPCLIDGETTVWDSLAITEYLAEQHPSVWPADAKTRAWARCAAAEMHSGFTALRNICSMSCGVRVRMSEIPPALSNDINRICELWREGLTRFSGPFLAGKQFSAVDAFFAPVVFRIKTYQLPVSPEAATYCEHLLAQPAMQCWLEDALAETWREAEHDEEVKKAGEVVEDLRARA; from the coding sequence ATGTATCAGCTGTATATCGCCAATAAAAACTATTCGTCCTGGTCACTGCGTCCGTGGGTGCTGTTGAAAGCACTGTCGATTCCTTTCGAAGAGAAACTGGTCGCCTTTGCGCCGGGCATGGCACAGCCGGCATTTAAGGCCTTTTCGCCGACGGCAAAAGTCCCCTGCCTGATCGATGGCGAGACCACTGTCTGGGATTCGTTGGCGATTACCGAATATCTGGCCGAACAACATCCCAGCGTCTGGCCTGCTGATGCCAAAACCCGCGCCTGGGCGCGCTGCGCCGCCGCCGAAATGCATTCTGGCTTTACCGCACTGCGTAACATCTGTTCTATGAGCTGCGGGGTACGCGTCAGAATGAGCGAGATCCCTCCGGCGCTCAGCAACGACATTAACCGCATTTGCGAACTATGGCGGGAAGGGTTGACGCGTTTTAGTGGGCCGTTTCTGGCAGGAAAACAGTTCTCGGCGGTGGACGCATTCTTTGCGCCGGTTGTCTTCCGTATCAAAACCTATCAGCTTCCTGTCTCACCGGAAGCAGCCACCTATTGCGAGCATCTGTTAGCGCAGCCTGCCATGCAGTGCTGGCTAGAGGATGCCTTAGCGGAAACCTGGCGTGAGGCCGAGCATGACGAAGAAGTGAAAAAAGCGGGTGAAGTCGTAGAGGATTTACGCGCTCGCGCCTAG
- the pbpG gene encoding D-alanyl-D-alanine endopeptidase produces MTKNFKLSLFGLLVLSTHAVMLPQAVAKAPTYSAGTAHQEIASGSAMVVDLRDNHILYSSNPDVVVPIASVTKLMTALVVLDANQPLDEIISVDISQTKEMKGVYSRVRLNSEISRRDMLLLALMSSENRAAASLAHHYPGGYQAFIRAMNAKARALGMTHTRYVEPTGLSINNVSTARDLTKLLIASKQYPLLGQLSTMQEKTATFSHPVYSLPFRNTNHLIYKEDWSIQLTKTGFTNQAGHCLVMRTVINQRPVALVVLDAFGKYTHFADANRLRKWIETGKVSEVPAAALSYKKQKSLASRQPQSMASLETE; encoded by the coding sequence ATGACTAAAAATTTTAAGCTTTCTCTTTTTGGCCTGTTGGTGCTATCAACCCATGCTGTGATGTTGCCTCAGGCTGTGGCGAAAGCGCCGACGTACTCCGCTGGCACTGCGCATCAGGAAATTGCTTCCGGTAGTGCCATGGTGGTGGATCTACGTGATAACCACATCCTTTATTCCAGCAATCCTGACGTGGTGGTGCCGATTGCTTCGGTGACGAAACTGATGACGGCGCTGGTGGTGCTGGATGCCAATCAACCGCTGGATGAAATCATCTCTGTCGATATTAGCCAGACGAAAGAAATGAAAGGGGTCTACTCGCGCGTTCGTCTGAACAGTGAGATCAGCCGCCGAGACATGCTGCTACTGGCCCTGATGTCATCAGAAAACCGTGCTGCTGCCAGTCTGGCGCACCACTATCCGGGCGGCTATCAGGCGTTTATCCGCGCGATGAATGCTAAAGCCCGTGCGTTGGGGATGACCCACACGCGCTATGTAGAGCCGACTGGGCTGTCTATCAATAATGTCTCGACTGCCCGCGATCTCACCAAGCTCTTGATTGCCAGCAAGCAATATCCGCTGCTGGGCCAGCTTAGTACCATGCAGGAGAAAACGGCGACGTTCTCTCACCCCGTGTATAGCCTGCCGTTCAGAAATACGAACCATCTGATCTATAAAGAGGATTGGAGCATTCAACTGACTAAAACAGGCTTCACGAATCAGGCGGGACACTGTCTGGTGATGCGTACGGTCATTAATCAGCGACCTGTTGCGCTGGTGGTGTTGGATGCCTTCGGAAAATATACGCACTTTGCAGATGCTAACCGCCTGCGCAAGTGGATTGAAACCGGTAAGGTTAGCGAGGTGCCTGCCGCTGCGTTGAGCTATAAGAAACAAAAATCGCTGGCTTCTCGTCAACCGCAGAGCATGGCGAGTCTCGAAACGGAGTAA
- a CDS encoding FMN-binding protein, with translation MNKSISVALATVVMAFSLSVYGNDVAHYKDGTYIGKAQGKAAEVEVTVSIKEGKIANAEVLKHGDTEAMMLSATDQIVPELIETQDINKVDAVTGATLSSQGVINAVKQALEQAKITP, from the coding sequence ATGAATAAATCTATTTCGGTGGCGCTGGCTACGGTAGTCATGGCTTTTTCTCTATCTGTTTATGGCAACGATGTGGCGCACTATAAAGACGGTACCTACATCGGTAAAGCTCAGGGGAAGGCTGCAGAGGTTGAGGTCACGGTCAGCATTAAAGAAGGGAAAATTGCCAACGCGGAAGTGCTGAAGCATGGTGATACCGAAGCGATGATGCTGAGTGCTACGGATCAAATCGTGCCGGAGCTCATTGAGACGCAGGATATTAACAAGGTGGATGCGGTAACAGGGGCAACGTTATCAAGCCAGGGCGTGATTAACGCGGTGAAACAGGCGCTGGAACAGGCTAAAATTACGCCGTAA
- the cyaB gene encoding class IV adenylate cyclase, producing MVEHFTGKYEVELKFRIDDIAVFRNTLFSLHPEAFVFENKEHDVYYDDAENRLQQQNIKMLVRRMEPSGIKLWIVKGPGVDRCEAVNVEGFEKTDSMLQTLGYRPLFEIHKIRSIYFLNAFHITLDYIESLGYFVEISVMTDDETQLKALRDRCIECALRLKLPLDNIETKSYYQLLGFN from the coding sequence ATGGTTGAACATTTCACAGGGAAATATGAAGTTGAACTTAAATTCCGCATCGATGATATAGCCGTTTTCAGGAATACACTTTTTAGCCTTCATCCCGAGGCTTTCGTCTTTGAAAATAAAGAACATGATGTTTATTACGATGATGCAGAGAATCGCCTGCAACAGCAAAATATCAAAATGCTGGTGCGCCGCATGGAGCCATCAGGCATTAAACTCTGGATTGTGAAAGGGCCGGGTGTCGATCGCTGTGAAGCGGTTAACGTTGAAGGTTTTGAAAAAACTGACAGCATGTTACAGACCTTGGGGTATCGGCCCCTTTTTGAAATTCATAAAATCCGCAGCATCTACTTTTTAAACGCCTTCCATATTACGCTCGATTATATTGAGTCACTGGGTTATTTCGTCGAAATATCGGTGATGACCGATGATGAAACCCAGTTGAAAGCACTCAGGGATCGGTGTATAGAGTGTGCGCTACGGCTTAAGTTGCCATTAGATAATATTGAAACGAAATCTTATTATCAATTATTAGGTTTTAATTAG
- the mmuM gene encoding homocysteine S-methyltransferase yields the protein MRKNTVTEMLATASTIVLDGALATELEARGCDLTDPLWSAKVLVENPALIYQVHLDYFKVGAQCAITASYQATPQGFEARGYSEAESLALIAKSVQLAAQARDDYRRDNPQAGTLLVAGSVGPYGAYLADGSEYRGDYQLPQAEMMAFHRPRIVALHEAGADLLACETLPSFAEIEALIALLAEFPQALAWFSFTLRDSEHLSDGTPLRTVLARVNACSQVVAVGINCIALENVTPALTHLSSLTDLPLVVYPNSGEQYDAVTKTWGSAHDNACSLTAYLPEWKAAGARLIGGCCRTTPADIASIARCCQHGSQH from the coding sequence TTGCGTAAAAATACGGTTACCGAAATGCTGGCGACGGCATCAACGATTGTGCTGGACGGCGCGTTGGCGACCGAACTGGAAGCTCGCGGCTGTGATTTAACGGATCCGCTGTGGTCGGCGAAAGTACTGGTTGAAAATCCGGCGCTGATTTATCAGGTGCATCTCGATTATTTCAAGGTCGGGGCGCAGTGTGCGATTACGGCTAGCTATCAGGCGACGCCGCAAGGGTTTGAGGCGCGCGGGTATAGTGAAGCAGAATCACTGGCGCTGATTGCCAAGAGCGTACAGCTGGCGGCGCAGGCGCGGGATGATTACCGTCGCGATAATCCGCAGGCTGGCACGCTGCTGGTGGCGGGGTCTGTCGGGCCGTACGGTGCCTATCTGGCGGATGGTTCGGAGTATCGCGGTGATTATCAACTGCCGCAGGCTGAGATGATGGCGTTTCATCGGCCGCGTATAGTGGCGCTGCATGAGGCAGGTGCCGATCTGCTGGCCTGCGAGACGCTGCCGTCTTTTGCCGAAATAGAGGCGCTGATTGCGTTACTGGCTGAGTTCCCCCAGGCTCTGGCCTGGTTCTCCTTCACGCTGCGTGATAGCGAACACCTCAGCGACGGCACACCATTGCGCACGGTGCTGGCGCGGGTCAACGCCTGCTCTCAGGTGGTCGCTGTGGGTATCAACTGCATCGCGCTGGAAAACGTGACGCCAGCGCTGACGCACCTGTCTTCACTGACGGATTTGCCTTTGGTGGTTTATCCCAATTCTGGCGAGCAGTATGATGCAGTAACCAAAACCTGGGGCAGCGCTCACGATAACGCCTGCTCGTTGACCGCGTATTTGCCCGAGTGGAAGGCAGCAGGCGCACGCTTGATTGGCGGCTGTTGCCGAACCACACCTGCGGATATCGCCAGTATCGCACGCTGTTGCCAACACGGGAGTCAGCATTAA